The Streptomonospora litoralis genome window below encodes:
- a CDS encoding 2-hydroxyacid dehydrogenase: MTRPNLVMLSRGGRDTIDSGHWTELERRADITVRRLECAPGPAEAAELLAEADLLAATNLCLPTIDADLLDALPRLHGIVLYATGYDHIDIPLLRSRGVGLSVLPEYATTAVAEHCLAMLFALATRLHLAQDRSRDAVPRRISLRGIELGGKRLGVVGLGRIGGEVARLARGLGMSILGADTDPHARARAAAAGVEVADLPAVLAGSDAVAVCASHTFGAAPLLGEPELARMRSGAMLVNVSRSALVDTAAAAAAVRSGRLRGYAVDDTVLDPAQDGDLLAEGRILQTGHSAWWRDETLDRGARMWADRMLAAVLGEPLDSVTWPKRDAAAGLAPAVSA; this comes from the coding sequence ATGACACGTCCCAATCTCGTCATGCTCAGTCGCGGCGGCCGCGACACGATCGACTCCGGTCACTGGACCGAGCTCGAACGCCGCGCCGATATCACCGTCCGCCGGCTGGAGTGCGCGCCCGGCCCGGCCGAGGCCGCCGAGCTGCTGGCCGAGGCCGACTTGCTGGCCGCCACGAACCTGTGCCTGCCGACGATCGACGCCGACCTGCTCGACGCGCTGCCGCGGCTGCACGGCATCGTGCTCTACGCGACCGGCTACGACCACATAGACATCCCGTTGCTGCGCTCGCGCGGCGTCGGGCTGTCGGTCCTGCCGGAGTACGCCACCACCGCGGTGGCCGAGCACTGCCTGGCGATGCTGTTCGCACTGGCCACGCGGCTGCACCTGGCTCAGGACCGCAGCCGCGACGCGGTCCCCCGCCGGATCTCGCTGCGCGGAATCGAACTCGGCGGCAAGCGGCTGGGCGTAGTCGGGTTGGGGCGTATCGGCGGGGAGGTGGCCCGGCTGGCTCGCGGCCTGGGCATGTCGATCCTCGGGGCCGACACCGACCCGCACGCACGGGCGCGGGCCGCCGCGGCGGGCGTGGAGGTCGCCGATCTGCCGGCGGTCCTCGCCGGCAGCGACGCGGTGGCGGTATGCGCCAGTCACACCTTCGGCGCGGCCCCGCTGCTGGGGGAGCCCGAACTGGCTCGGATGCGGTCCGGCGCAATGCTGGTCAACGTCTCCCGCTCGGCCCTGGTGGACACCGCGGCGGCCGCGGCGGCGGTGCGGTCCGGGCGGCTGCGCGGCTACGCGGTGGACGACACCGTCCTCGATCCCGCGCAGGACGGCGATCTGTTGGCCGAGGGCCGGATACTGCAGACGGGGCACAGCGCCTGGTGGCGCGACGAGACGCTCGATCGGGGTGCCCGGATGTGGGCCGACCGGATGCTGGCCGCCGTACTGGGCGAGCCGCTGGATTCCGTCACCTGGCCTAAGCGCGACGCCGCGGCCGGCCTGGCGCCGGCGGTGAGCGCGTGA
- a CDS encoding fatty acyl-AMP ligase, which produces MGTSTLVDTFRGHAQREPATVALVACADPFDPGSDTVYTYADLDVQARRVAARLGREVEPGARVLLQTTGAEFARAFLGCLYAGLTAVPVPPAGDNRRHRERLAAIVHDTEAQALVVPAAERDRAAEGLRACGVDGSLALVLDEAELPPAGDWTPARAEGPAFLQYTSGSTSRPKGVPVSHENILANAAHCLRMTGATPADRWGGWLPMHHDFGLVYQFLGPLVAGASTVLMEPGAFLRRPHAWLHLVHNRGITVSGGPNFAYDQCSRLVTDEQMAGVDLSGWRNAVNGSEPVSADVIERFTKRFAPFGLRPGTMTAGYGLAEGTVCVTLSPPGVPPAVTHVDAARLSRDEFVPTSPESSPRPRAVSACGPADNGGFDLRIVDPDTCDQLADGSIGEVWLRGPSVVAGYWRRPEETAAVFGAATADGETGFLRTGDLGVVHGGQIHITGRIKDVLVVNGRKVYPHDIEEAARGAHAALSTGVGAAFTAPALDGAEQVVLVHEYHAADRSEHALAAAVSRTRADLAAELAVSVPGIVLVRRGQVHRTSSGKIQRQSTRTAWLDADLRVLHAELSEPLQRMLTAHRSAAGSDGASAREAVQA; this is translated from the coding sequence ATGGGCACCTCCACACTCGTCGACACGTTTCGCGGGCACGCGCAGCGGGAGCCTGCCACTGTCGCCCTCGTGGCGTGTGCCGATCCGTTCGACCCCGGTTCGGACACGGTCTACACCTACGCCGACCTGGACGTGCAGGCCCGGCGTGTGGCCGCCCGGCTGGGGCGGGAGGTCGAGCCGGGCGCACGGGTGCTGCTCCAGACCACCGGAGCCGAGTTCGCCCGAGCCTTCCTCGGGTGCCTCTACGCGGGCCTGACCGCGGTCCCCGTTCCGCCGGCCGGCGACAACCGGCGCCACCGCGAGCGGCTCGCCGCCATCGTCCACGACACCGAGGCGCAAGCGCTGGTCGTGCCCGCCGCGGAGCGGGACCGCGCCGCGGAAGGGCTGCGCGCCTGCGGCGTGGACGGGTCGCTGGCATTGGTCCTGGACGAGGCCGAGTTGCCCCCGGCCGGTGACTGGACTCCGGCCCGCGCCGAAGGACCGGCCTTCCTGCAGTACACGTCCGGCAGCACGAGCCGTCCCAAAGGGGTGCCCGTCAGCCACGAGAACATCCTCGCCAACGCCGCCCACTGCCTGCGCATGACGGGCGCGACTCCCGCCGACAGGTGGGGCGGATGGCTGCCCATGCACCACGACTTCGGGCTGGTCTACCAGTTCCTCGGCCCGCTGGTTGCGGGCGCCTCGACGGTCCTCATGGAGCCCGGCGCGTTCCTGCGGCGCCCGCACGCCTGGCTGCACTTGGTTCACAATCGCGGCATCACGGTCTCCGGCGGTCCCAACTTCGCCTACGACCAGTGCAGCCGCCTCGTCACCGACGAGCAGATGGCCGGTGTGGACCTGTCCGGCTGGCGGAACGCCGTCAACGGATCGGAGCCCGTCAGCGCCGACGTCATCGAGCGTTTCACCAAGCGTTTCGCGCCCTTCGGACTGCGCCCCGGCACCATGACCGCCGGCTACGGCTTGGCCGAGGGAACCGTGTGCGTGACACTCTCTCCGCCGGGCGTGCCCCCCGCGGTCACCCACGTGGACGCCGCCCGCCTCAGCCGGGACGAGTTCGTCCCCACCTCCCCCGAGTCCTCGCCGCGCCCCCGCGCCGTGAGCGCGTGCGGGCCGGCCGACAACGGCGGGTTCGACCTGCGCATCGTGGACCCCGACACCTGCGATCAGTTGGCCGACGGCAGCATCGGCGAGGTGTGGCTGCGCGGCCCCAGCGTGGTCGCCGGCTACTGGCGCCGTCCGGAGGAGACCGCCGCGGTCTTCGGCGCCGCCACGGCGGACGGCGAGACCGGCTTCCTGCGGACCGGTGATCTCGGAGTCGTCCACGGCGGCCAAATCCACATCACCGGCCGCATCAAGGACGTGCTGGTCGTCAACGGACGCAAGGTCTACCCGCACGACATCGAGGAAGCGGCGCGCGGCGCCCACGCGGCGCTGTCCACCGGAGTGGGCGCCGCCTTCACCGCGCCGGCGCTGGACGGCGCCGAGCAGGTGGTGCTGGTCCACGAGTATCACGCCGCCGACCGCAGTGAGCACGCCCTCGCCGCCGCCGTCTCGAGGACTAGGGCGGACTTGGCCGCGGAGCTCGCAGTCTCCGTACCCGGGATCGTGCTGGTCCGCCGCGGCCAGGTGCACCGCACCTCCAGCGGCAAGATCCAGCGCCAGTCGACCCGCACCGCCTGGCTCGACGCGGATCTGCGCGTGCTGCATGCGGAGCTGTCCGAACCGCTGCAGCGGATGCTGACCGCCCACCGCTCCGCAGCAGGGTCCGACGGAGCCTCCGCGCGAGAGGCGGTGCAAGCGTGA
- a CDS encoding acyl-CoA dehydrogenase family protein, with protein MSTPLAEGPAGPAPDSAVPHLGDPGDLANPFSYARAAELDRVEGFPDEACRDLDRLGVPAHYVPVEHGGVLQGYDRLVSVVRRLARRDLTLAVAHVKTFLGAVCVWTAGEKEQRAALAARVLRGEPVAWALTEPEHGSDLFASGTVAEPGPGGYLLTGRKWPVNNATRSGLVCVLARTDPEGGPRGFSFLLVDKAALPSASFAHLPKVRTHGIRGADISGIAFERAPVPAAALVGRSGNGIDTVLRALLLTRTVSTGLSLGAADQALALTGGFVREGVAAGRPLLEMGRNRRILGRAHAARLAAESVVELAARGLHVLPGEAAVSAAVAKSFVPTAVDRLIADCADIMGARGFLTEHYEHGRFQKLQRDHRIVGIFDGNTFVNQHSLIRQFPVLARHRASGRSAGLAPLADLAETVPPLEPDRLSLVAHRGCSLVGGAADLAEQVAAAPAPPALAAAARRFGEQCERVHERIARTDPAAAKSPPAQAFVLASDYEACFAGAAALALWLHGHRREARGPQAHLWQGGLWTEAVLTYVGELLEQRDAVRTSAFDRLAAAVEGSAGGTLPSLIGDDAEGGRR; from the coding sequence GTGAGCACTCCGCTCGCCGAAGGCCCTGCCGGACCCGCGCCGGATTCCGCGGTGCCGCATTTGGGCGACCCCGGCGACCTCGCCAACCCCTTCTCCTATGCCCGCGCGGCGGAACTGGACCGGGTCGAGGGCTTCCCCGACGAGGCGTGCCGGGACCTGGACCGCCTCGGGGTGCCCGCGCACTATGTTCCGGTCGAGCACGGCGGGGTGCTGCAAGGCTACGACCGCCTCGTCTCGGTGGTCCGCCGGCTCGCCCGTCGCGACCTGACCCTGGCGGTGGCCCACGTCAAGACCTTCCTGGGCGCGGTGTGTGTCTGGACGGCGGGTGAGAAGGAGCAGAGAGCCGCGCTCGCCGCCCGCGTGCTGCGCGGCGAACCGGTGGCATGGGCACTCACCGAGCCCGAGCACGGCAGCGACCTCTTCGCCTCCGGTACCGTCGCCGAGCCTGGGCCGGGCGGCTATCTGCTCACCGGGCGCAAGTGGCCCGTCAACAACGCCACACGCTCGGGCCTGGTGTGCGTACTCGCCCGGACCGATCCCGAAGGCGGGCCGCGGGGATTCAGTTTCCTGCTCGTCGACAAGGCCGCGCTGCCCTCCGCTTCCTTCGCGCATCTGCCCAAGGTGCGAACGCACGGCATCCGCGGTGCCGACATCAGCGGCATCGCATTCGAGCGGGCGCCCGTGCCCGCAGCTGCCCTGGTGGGCCGATCCGGCAACGGTATCGACACAGTGCTGCGGGCGCTGCTGCTCACGCGCACCGTAAGCACCGGTCTGTCGCTGGGCGCGGCCGATCAGGCCCTCGCGCTGACGGGCGGTTTCGTCCGGGAGGGCGTCGCCGCGGGGCGTCCGCTCCTCGAGATGGGGCGCAACCGGCGCATCCTGGGCAGGGCGCACGCCGCGCGCCTCGCCGCGGAGTCCGTCGTCGAGCTCGCGGCGCGCGGTCTGCACGTGCTGCCCGGCGAGGCCGCGGTTTCAGCGGCTGTCGCCAAATCCTTCGTCCCCACCGCCGTCGACCGGCTCATCGCCGACTGCGCCGACATCATGGGCGCGCGCGGCTTCCTCACCGAGCACTACGAGCACGGCCGCTTCCAGAAGCTGCAGCGCGATCACCGCATCGTCGGGATATTCGACGGGAACACCTTCGTCAACCAGCATTCCCTGATCCGCCAGTTCCCCGTCCTGGCCCGCCACCGCGCTTCCGGCCGCAGCGCCGGCCTCGCGCCGCTCGCCGACCTCGCCGAGACCGTCCCGCCCCTCGAACCCGACCGGCTGAGCCTGGTGGCGCACCGCGGCTGCTCGCTGGTGGGCGGCGCGGCAGACCTCGCCGAGCAGGTGGCCGCGGCGCCGGCGCCTCCGGCACTCGCGGCCGCAGCGCGCAGATTCGGCGAGCAGTGCGAGCGCGTGCACGAGCGGATCGCCCGGACGGACCCCGCGGCCGCGAAGAGCCCGCCCGCCCAGGCGTTCGTCCTGGCCTCCGACTACGAGGCCTGCTTCGCGGGAGCCGCAGCCCTGGCCCTGTGGCTGCACGGGCACCGCCGCGAGGCGCGCGGGCCGCAGGCACACCTGTGGCAGGGCGGGCTGTGGACCGAGGCCGTGCTCACCTACGTAGGCGAACTCCTGGAACAACGAGACGCCGTGCGCACCAGCGCTTTCGACCGGCTCGCCGCCGCGGTGGAGGGATCGGCCGGGGGTACGCTGCCCTCGCTCATCGGCGACGACGCGGAGGGCGGGAGACGATGA
- a CDS encoding acyl-CoA dehydrogenase family protein, translated as MTPHVTGTAAFVRALDDVLGHPYDPGNPLGHARLLAADEDARLLPEAVAVLGEYGIGAELVPAELGGRFDRLDRFARLLRRVCTRDVSLGFARAGTAFTAACDVWIGGTGGQRKALAQSLVAGGTMAGGYHEFAHGGDIGRTQCRAVPDGPGTLLLTGTKDLVANIAEADTVLVFARTGEAPGDRSHSQILVDARGAAAHTLRTVPRSATSGLRGVPLGGAVFTDLPLPRSAVVGGETGGGMETALRSFQLARIVGPAMMIGGAESGLRAAVRFALTRMLYGAPAADIPMVRAMLTESFADLLTCEAASTVAARTAHLRPERLSVPACALEPLASQILAGAMHRLSTVMGAHFYIRGGEHGVFEKQLRDTDALAFAHGGRAASQAALIPQLPLLAECSRPGEEPLRSVYALDAPLPPLDWGALSATAGGCDELTSALHLFGGGAGPRVAGLIDGFVDELAALRRTCSRIGPEQLTAGDAHLFDLADRYGTVLAAAACVGLWEHNRRGADAFTADPAWLEAALSRLAGRLGRGDPSLPDDVAQRLFGELRERCEQGRSLELTAGSVRR; from the coding sequence ATGACTCCGCATGTGACCGGTACCGCCGCCTTCGTCCGCGCGCTGGACGATGTGCTCGGCCACCCCTACGACCCGGGCAATCCGCTGGGCCACGCGCGCTTACTTGCCGCCGACGAGGACGCTCGGCTCCTGCCCGAAGCCGTCGCGGTGCTGGGCGAGTACGGGATCGGCGCCGAACTCGTCCCGGCGGAACTGGGCGGGCGCTTCGACCGGCTCGACCGGTTCGCCCGGCTGCTGCGCCGGGTCTGCACCCGCGACGTCTCACTGGGGTTCGCACGGGCCGGTACCGCCTTCACGGCCGCCTGCGATGTGTGGATCGGAGGTACCGGAGGCCAGCGCAAGGCCCTCGCGCAGAGCCTCGTCGCCGGGGGCACGATGGCGGGCGGATACCACGAGTTCGCCCACGGAGGCGACATAGGCCGTACACAGTGCCGGGCCGTACCCGATGGTCCCGGCACCCTGTTGCTCACCGGGACGAAGGACCTCGTAGCCAACATCGCCGAGGCCGACACTGTCCTCGTCTTCGCACGGACCGGCGAGGCCCCCGGCGACCGGAGCCACTCCCAGATCCTCGTGGACGCCCGCGGCGCAGCCGCACACACGCTGCGGACCGTGCCCCGCTCGGCCACCTCCGGACTGCGCGGCGTCCCGCTGGGCGGCGCCGTATTCACCGACCTGCCGCTCCCGCGATCGGCGGTCGTGGGCGGCGAGACCGGCGGCGGCATGGAGACCGCGCTGCGCTCCTTCCAGCTCGCGCGAATCGTGGGACCGGCGATGATGATCGGCGGCGCCGAATCGGGACTGCGCGCCGCGGTCCGTTTCGCGCTTACCCGCATGCTCTACGGCGCCCCGGCCGCCGACATCCCCATGGTGCGCGCGATGCTCACCGAGTCCTTCGCGGACCTGCTGACCTGCGAGGCGGCGTCTACCGTTGCGGCCCGCACCGCCCACCTCCGCCCCGAGCGACTCAGCGTCCCGGCCTGCGCACTCGAACCGCTGGCGTCGCAGATCCTGGCGGGCGCGATGCACCGGCTGTCGACCGTCATGGGGGCGCACTTCTATATCCGCGGCGGTGAGCACGGCGTCTTCGAGAAGCAGTTGCGCGACACCGACGCCCTCGCCTTCGCCCACGGCGGTCGCGCTGCGTCCCAGGCGGCGCTCATCCCGCAGCTGCCCCTCCTGGCCGAGTGCTCCCGGCCCGGAGAGGAGCCGCTTCGTTCGGTCTACGCGCTCGACGCGCCGCTGCCACCGCTGGACTGGGGCGCCCTGTCCGCCACCGCCGGCGGGTGCGACGAGCTGACGTCGGCGCTGCACCTGTTCGGCGGAGGCGCGGGGCCGCGCGTCGCGGGCCTGATCGACGGGTTCGTCGACGAACTGGCGGCTCTGCGGCGTACCTGCTCCCGTATCGGGCCCGAGCAGCTCACAGCCGGAGACGCCCACCTCTTCGACCTGGCCGACCGCTACGGCACGGTGCTGGCCGCCGCGGCGTGCGTGGGCCTGTGGGAGCACAACCGACGCGGAGCCGACGCCTTCACGGCCGACCCCGCATGGCTCGAGGCGGCCCTCTCCCGGCTCGCGGGCCGACTGGGCCGGGGGGACCCGAGCCTGCCCGACGACGTCGCGCAGCGCCTTTTCGGTGAGCTGCGCGAACGCTGCGAACAGGGCCGCAGCCTGGAGCTGACCGCAGGATCCGTCCGACGCTGA
- a CDS encoding acyl carrier protein, whose translation MPSHASTPSTDDLSAWLSGCVAKYARLRPDQIEADRPLTDYGLDSVNVFVLCGDIEDRFGIEIEPTSAWDYPTVQAFADHLAHTMAQRSAAPSETAGGAR comes from the coding sequence ATGCCCTCCCATGCCTCTACCCCCTCGACCGACGACCTGTCCGCCTGGCTGTCGGGATGTGTCGCGAAGTACGCGCGGCTGCGCCCCGACCAGATCGAGGCCGACCGTCCGCTGACCGACTACGGGCTGGACTCGGTCAACGTGTTCGTGCTGTGCGGCGACATCGAAGACCGCTTCGGCATCGAGATCGAGCCCACGAGCGCCTGGGACTATCCGACCGTGCAGGCCTTCGCCGATCACCTCGCCCACACGATGGCACAGCGCAGCGCTGCACCGTCGGAAACCGCGGGAGGTGCACGGTGA
- a CDS encoding 3-oxoacyl-[acyl-carrier-protein] synthase III C-terminal domain-containing protein: MTRIVDVGAHVPPESVPVAEIGRDLGMDSAHLRVIRRIFGFSEVRMAPGMDQAGIMAAAVSRLDAFADVRHRVRYVVQARTMPVASPYPVNPLHEACRKLGLDHATAFTLTEHACAGGLLALHTCGEMLAADGDPDALGLVLVGEKIFTPMARQVPGSSINGESTAAVLVSPSGRGADQVVAYASRAYPRFHGRLEAEKATPEFQQMYPEALAEVLVEAAARGGLDLADVDLILPHNVAKVSWQRLCRVLGYPVERVFLDNVPVTGHCFGADAFVAYRALVDGGRLKPGDHYLMATAGLGATFAATLVRH, translated from the coding sequence GTGACCCGCATCGTCGACGTGGGCGCCCATGTCCCACCGGAGAGCGTGCCGGTGGCCGAGATCGGCCGGGACCTGGGTATGGATTCGGCTCACCTGCGCGTGATCCGGCGGATCTTCGGGTTCTCCGAGGTGCGTATGGCACCCGGCATGGACCAGGCGGGCATCATGGCGGCGGCCGTGTCCCGGCTCGACGCGTTCGCCGACGTGCGCCACCGTGTCCGCTACGTCGTCCAGGCCCGGACCATGCCGGTGGCCTCCCCCTACCCCGTCAACCCGCTCCATGAGGCGTGCCGGAAGCTGGGTCTGGACCACGCCACCGCGTTCACCCTCACCGAGCACGCCTGCGCCGGCGGGCTTCTGGCACTGCACACGTGCGGGGAGATGCTTGCGGCCGACGGCGACCCCGACGCGCTTGGGCTCGTGCTCGTCGGAGAGAAGATCTTCACGCCGATGGCCCGCCAGGTGCCCGGATCCAGTATCAACGGGGAGTCGACGGCGGCGGTGCTGGTCTCGCCGTCCGGCCGGGGGGCCGACCAGGTTGTCGCGTACGCCAGCCGGGCGTACCCGCGGTTCCACGGCCGGCTGGAGGCGGAGAAGGCGACCCCCGAGTTCCAGCAGATGTATCCGGAGGCGCTCGCCGAGGTCCTCGTCGAAGCTGCCGCCCGCGGCGGCCTGGACCTCGCCGACGTCGACCTCATCCTTCCGCACAACGTCGCCAAGGTCTCCTGGCAGCGCCTGTGCCGCGTACTGGGTTACCCGGTCGAGCGCGTCTTCCTGGACAACGTCCCCGTCACCGGGCACTGCTTCGGCGCCGATGCGTTCGTGGCCTACCGCGCGCTCGTCGACGGCGGGCGCCTCAAGCCCGGCGACCACTACCTCATGGCCACCGCCGGACTGGGCGCGACCTTCGCCGCCACCCTGGTCCGGCACTGA
- a CDS encoding preATP grasp domain-containing protein, translating to MAQTVFGESAEPPRGFVARLKHAVAGPGTGLVFLGNFEVEEEWAHGEVGLPKIAVAKGRAVVNRMEEFALLLAGAQDCVVLKAEPDSGYLAYLEQLGAELPERIVVADQAPDRTVTEDALADPGVLDRLTELAGRGRLLLPHGVSTREEDLAAKVGMRLAAPGAAICKHVNSKVYSRLAAEAVGLRQAAGWVCRTPAEFRAAAEEARPLLRAGGKVVVKDAYGVSGKGLAVVESDKRLALIARKVAAAADRAGTDRVALVVEEWVAKDTDLNYQFTVAGDGSVHFDFVKEAITDHGVHKGHRMPARLTAEQRAELRSAAELLGRRLHADGYRGVVGVDAMTDPRGGVYPVVEINARNNMSTYQTVLQERYLGEGRVALARQYPLELRRPLPFERLAEALGDRLLRARGDSGLLVNNFATVNAGAAGSGELFEGRLYGLLVADSQAELEEADARIAARLADLAAGVRQ from the coding sequence ATGGCCCAGACCGTCTTCGGCGAGTCCGCCGAGCCGCCCCGCGGCTTCGTGGCACGCCTCAAGCATGCTGTGGCCGGCCCCGGCACCGGCCTCGTATTTCTCGGCAACTTCGAAGTCGAGGAGGAGTGGGCGCACGGCGAGGTCGGCCTGCCCAAGATCGCAGTGGCCAAGGGCCGGGCCGTCGTCAACCGGATGGAGGAGTTCGCCCTGCTGCTCGCCGGTGCACAGGACTGCGTCGTCCTCAAAGCCGAGCCCGACTCCGGCTACCTGGCCTACCTGGAACAACTCGGCGCGGAACTGCCCGAACGCATCGTCGTCGCCGACCAGGCGCCCGACCGCACCGTCACCGAGGACGCTCTGGCCGACCCGGGCGTACTCGACCGGCTCACCGAACTCGCCGGGCGCGGCCGTCTCCTGCTGCCGCACGGCGTTTCCACCCGCGAGGAGGACCTCGCCGCCAAAGTCGGCATGCGCCTGGCCGCTCCCGGCGCCGCGATCTGCAAGCACGTCAACAGCAAGGTCTACAGCCGGCTCGCCGCCGAAGCAGTGGGGCTGCGCCAGGCCGCGGGCTGGGTATGCCGGACGCCGGCGGAGTTCCGTGCGGCAGCCGAGGAGGCGCGGCCGCTGCTGCGCGCCGGGGGAAAAGTAGTGGTCAAGGACGCTTACGGGGTCTCCGGCAAGGGCTTGGCCGTCGTCGAGAGCGACAAGCGACTGGCCCTGATCGCCCGCAAGGTCGCCGCAGCGGCGGACCGGGCAGGTACCGACCGGGTCGCGCTGGTCGTCGAGGAATGGGTCGCCAAGGACACCGACCTCAACTACCAGTTCACCGTCGCCGGCGACGGGTCGGTGCACTTCGACTTCGTCAAGGAGGCCATCACCGACCACGGCGTCCACAAGGGCCACCGGATGCCCGCGCGGCTGACGGCCGAACAGCGGGCCGAGCTGCGCAGCGCCGCCGAGCTGCTGGGTCGCCGCCTGCACGCCGACGGCTACCGGGGAGTGGTCGGCGTGGACGCCATGACCGACCCCCGCGGCGGCGTCTATCCGGTGGTGGAGATCAACGCCCGCAACAACATGTCCACCTACCAGACCGTCCTGCAAGAGCGTTATCTGGGCGAGGGCCGGGTCGCCCTCGCTCGCCAGTACCCGCTGGAGCTGCGGCGTCCGCTGCCGTTCGAGCGGTTGGCCGAGGCACTCGGCGATCGGCTGCTGCGGGCCCGCGGCGACTCGGGGCTGCTCGTCAACAACTTTGCCACCGTCAACGCGGGGGCCGCCGGGTCGGGTGAGCTTTTCGAAGGCCGGCTCTACGGGCTGCTCGTCGCCGATTCCCAGGCGGAGCTGGAGGAGGCCGACGCCCGCATCGCCGCCCGCCTCGCCGACCTCGCCGCCGGGGTGCGGCAGTGA
- a CDS encoding type III PLP-dependent enzyme, whose protein sequence is MTHETAHDNRLRSLAAQYGTPLYVYDADSFGRQYRGLREALCPRVEMFFSLKANPNVSVCALLHSYGARAEVSSLVELRTARRAGVAPEDIIFLGPGKSAAELAACLDEGIAAVVCESFGELESLDRIAADRGQRAPVTLRVNPAFSVKGSRLTMGGKPRQFGIDEQALYEAPDLVDRFPSLRIAGVHAYMGTRILASEVVEENTAKILDMAERIAERLGFPLELVDIGGGLGIAYFHGESDLDAAELTERINPVLEKFAAARPQTRMIMELGRYLTAPAGEYVVGVRYVKESMGESFAVSDGGTHHHMAAVGIGSFVKRNFPIRLVGAEPAAPTRPWNVTGPLCTPNDTLVTKAELPDPKPGDLLAVGRSGAYGPSASPGLFLSHGYPAEVLVHEGRELLIRERDTPDDLFAKQRLHAFPAR, encoded by the coding sequence ATGACCCACGAAACGGCGCACGACAACCGGCTGCGCAGCCTGGCCGCGCAGTACGGCACCCCGCTCTACGTCTACGACGCCGACTCCTTCGGCCGCCAGTACCGCGGACTGCGGGAGGCCCTGTGCCCGCGCGTCGAGATGTTCTTCTCGCTCAAGGCCAACCCCAACGTCTCGGTCTGCGCCCTGCTGCACTCCTACGGGGCCCGTGCCGAGGTCTCGTCACTGGTCGAGCTGCGCACCGCCCGCCGCGCGGGCGTCGCGCCCGAGGACATCATCTTCCTCGGGCCCGGCAAGAGCGCAGCGGAGCTCGCCGCCTGCCTGGACGAGGGGATCGCCGCCGTAGTGTGCGAGTCGTTCGGCGAACTGGAGTCACTCGACCGCATCGCCGCCGACCGCGGGCAGCGGGCTCCTGTGACCCTGCGGGTCAACCCCGCCTTCTCGGTGAAGGGGTCGCGGTTGACCATGGGCGGCAAGCCCCGCCAGTTCGGGATCGACGAACAGGCCCTGTACGAAGCCCCCGACCTGGTCGACCGGTTCCCGTCGCTGCGGATCGCGGGCGTGCACGCCTACATGGGCACCCGCATCCTCGCGTCCGAGGTCGTGGAGGAGAACACCGCGAAGATCCTGGACATGGCCGAGCGCATCGCCGAGCGCTTGGGCTTCCCCCTTGAGCTCGTCGACATCGGTGGCGGCCTGGGCATCGCCTACTTCCACGGTGAGTCCGACCTCGACGCGGCCGAACTAACCGAGCGGATCAACCCCGTGCTGGAGAAGTTCGCCGCCGCCCGGCCGCAGACCCGGATGATCATGGAGTTGGGGCGGTACCTCACCGCGCCCGCCGGCGAATACGTAGTCGGTGTGCGCTACGTCAAGGAGTCCATGGGGGAGAGTTTCGCGGTATCCGACGGCGGAACCCACCACCACATGGCCGCGGTGGGAATCGGCTCTTTCGTCAAGCGCAACTTTCCGATCCGCCTCGTCGGCGCCGAGCCCGCCGCCCCGACCCGGCCCTGGAACGTCACCGGCCCCCTGTGCACGCCCAACGACACCCTGGTCACCAAAGCGGAGCTGCCCGACCCGAAACCGGGGGACCTGCTGGCCGTCGGCCGCTCCGGAGCCTACGGCCCAAGCGCCTCGCCCGGACTCTTCCTCAGCCACGGCTACCCGGCCGAAGTCCTGGTGCACGAGGGCCGGGAACTGCTCATCCGGGAACGCGATACCCCGGACGACCTCTTCGCCAAACAGCGCCTGCACGCCTTCCCCGCACGCTGA
- a CDS encoding phosphopantetheine-binding protein, producing MTDTAPAPSSAASARDRVAGRIIDALAQVLKQDPASLTAGTRLFDDLGLDSTTVLELLMRLEEELEVEFDTEGLEQHHFETVDTLTDFAVAQLES from the coding sequence ATGACCGACACCGCCCCCGCCCCCTCCAGCGCCGCATCCGCCCGCGACCGGGTCGCCGGCCGCATCATCGATGCCCTCGCCCAGGTCCTCAAGCAGGACCCCGCCTCCCTGACAGCCGGCACCCGCCTCTTCGACGACCTGGGACTGGACTCCACGACGGTGCTGGAGCTGCTGATGCGCCTGGAGGAGGAGCTGGAGGTCGAGTTCGACACCGAAGGGCTGGAGCAGCACCACTTCGAGACGGTGGACACCCTGACCGACTTCGCCGTCGCGCAGTTGGAGAGCTAG